The Desulfobacterales bacterium region TGCCGAAGTTGTTTCAAATTCCGCTTTTGCCGTCACGGCCGCGGCTCAGGGTCCGCTACACCGTTCGCTATAAGAAAACCCCTTTCCCGGTCCAACCTCAAACGTACGGGGTTTACCGAAACCTTACCCACGGCCATGCGACCCGAATTCGAGGTTGGAGTTATGTCATAATAAAAAAAAGAGCGCGGGGCAAGGGCAGGGGTGTCGGGCAGAAATAATTTTAGATGGTTGGCGAGTTCCGCAAAACGGGTATCATTGTTGGGGGATGATCTCAGCGGAACAGTCCGGCCGACAGGACCGGCCGAGTAAGGCTTTATAAAGGAAATTTTGATAAGGAGCAGAGCGGATGGATACCAAGAGCAAGACGAGCAATTTGTCCCGGATGATAGTGCTGTTTCTGGTGATTTTTGTGGGGATCGGTTTCCTGATCCCGGAGGCGTCAAGGGCCGCCTCTGCCAAGGAGATCAACATCCGGGTTGACGCCGCCTTAAAGCGGTTCAAGAAAGAGGTGGTGGGTGGGGCCGAGTTCTTGAAAAAAGCGGACGGGGTGCTGGTCTTTCCCCGCGTGATCAAGGCCGGCATCGGCATTGGCGGCGAGTATGGCGAGGGGGCCCTGCGGATCGGCGGGAAGACCGTTGAGTATTACAGTACTGCCGCCGCCTCGATCGGCTTTCAACTCGGGGCCCAATCCAAGTCCGTGGTGCTGGTCTTCTTGACCAGAAAGGCGCTGGCCGATTTCAGGAACAGCGAGGGCTGGAAGGCCGGGGTGGACGGCTCGGTGGCCCTGATCAAATGGGGAGTCGGCGAGGATGTCAACTCCATGGATATCAAGGACCCGATCGTCGGCTTCGTGTTCAGCAACAAGGGGTTGATGTACAACCTGACCATCGAGGGGTCCAAGTTCACCAGGATCGTCCGCTGATATCGGCCCGCCGATGGTTTTTAAAAAAACCTCTTTCCTTATCCGTGTTAACCCGTGGTAACCGTTCACCGGGGGTATGGAATTACGGTAACCTCATGCCCGTAAGCGTTCATCCCTGTAACTTCAAAGGGCCAGCCCGGCGCGGCGACTTTCATATAATTTTTTCGGAGATAACAGCTTGAGGCATAAGGCACGATCCATCATGTTGCAGGGTACCTGCTCCGATGCGGGTAAATCGGTGCTGACCGCGGCCTTCTGCCGGATCCTCCTCCAGGACGGACTGCGGGTCGCGCCGTTCAAGGCGCAGAACATGTCGCTTAACTCCTTTGTCACCCGGCACGGCCTGGAGATGGGCCGGGCCCAGGTGGTCCAGGCCCAGGCCGCCCGCCTCGATCCGGACGTGCGGATGAACCCGGTGCTCTTAAAGCCCTCCAGCGACGTGGGCAGCCAGGTGATCGTCATGGGTAAACCGGTGGCCAATATGAAGGTGGCCGAGTATCTGGCCTATAAGCCCACGGCCTGGCAGGCAATAACCGATGCCTATGATTCCCTGGCCCGGGAATATGATCTCATTGTCCTGGAAGGGGCCGGCAGTCCGGGGGAGATCAATCTCAAGCACCATGACATTGTCAACATGGCCATGGCCCGTCATGCCGGGGCCCGGGTATTGCTGGTGGGCGATATCGACCGGGGCGGGGTCTTTGCCTCCCTGGTGGGCCATTATGAGCTGATGGAGGAGTGGGAACGGCAACTTATGGCCGGCTACCTGATCAACCGCTTTCGCGGCGATGCCTCCCTGCTTGAGCCGGCCTTCTCCTTTATGCGGGAGCGGACCGGCTGGCCAACCTTCGGGGTGGTGCCCTATCTTGTTGATCTCGGGCTGCCCCAGGAAGATTCGGTCAGCTTTAAGAACGGCCTCTATGACAAGCCGGTCCCGGCCGGGGAACACGTCCAGGTGGCAATGATCGACCTCCCCCATATCTCCAACTTCACTGATATCGAACCCTTTCTCAACGAGCCGGACGTGGATCTGCGCATCGTGCGCCGGTCCGATGAACTGGGTTCGCCGGCCGCGCTGATCCTGCCCGGCAGCAAAAACGTGATCGCGGATCTCGAATTTCTGGTCTCCTCCGGCCTGGCCGGGGCGGTTTGCCGCCTGGCCGAGGGAGAAAACACGGAGATCATCGGTATCTGCGGCGGGTTCCAGATGCTGGGCCGGACCATCAGCGATCCCCATGGGCTGGAATCAGACGGCCGCAGTCTGCCCGGCCTGGGGCTGCTGGACCTGGAAACCGTGCTTGATCCGGACAAGACCCTGGTGCAGCGGAGTTTTGTCCATTGTGACTCCGGCGAGCAACTGACCGGTTACGAGATTCACCACGGTCGAAGCGTTTCCAGTTGCCGCGCCTTTCTTGAGGACGGTTCCGGGCAGCGGCAGGGGGCGGTCTCGGCGGACGGGCTTGTCTGGGGCAGCTACCTGCACGGCATCTTTGACCAGGACCGGTTCCGGCGCTGGTTCATCGACCGGCTGCGGGTTCGCAACGGCTATGCGGCCATGGAAAAGATCCTGGCGCCCTATGACCTGGAGCCCGCCCTTGACCGGCTGGCGGCCGCGGTGCGTGCCAGTCTGGATATGGCGGCGGTCTACCGCCTGCTGGGCCGGTAATATGTTGTTGTTCCTGGTGAATAAAGCAGACTAAAGCTTGGGCTTGCGCCGGTGCTTGACCGGCAGGATGCCGAGCTGTTCCCGGTACTTGGCCACGGTGCGGCGGGCGACCTTGATGTCTTCCCCGGCAAAGAGCAGGGAGATGGCGTTGTCAGTGAGCGGCTTGTCCGGGTCCTCTTTTTTGATCAGCAGCCGGATCCGGTCGCGGATGGACTCCGCGGCCACGTCGTTGCCGCCTTTTTTGGTCAGGCCGGCGCTGAAAAAGTATTTCAGTTCATAGATCCCCTGGGGGGTGTGGACGTATTTGTTGGTGGTCACCCGGCTCACCGTTGATTCGTGCATTTCGATGTCCTCGGCCACGTTACGCAGGACCAGGGGCCTGAGATGGCTGACCCCCTTTTCGAAAAATTCCCGCTGGAACTTGAGCAGGCTCTCCACCACCTTGTAGATGGTCCGTTGCCGCTGCTGGATACTCTTGATCAGCCAGACCGCGTCCTTGAGCTTGTCCTTGATGTAGCTCCTGGTCTCCGGGTTGACCGTGGCGTCGTTGTCAAGGATGTCCTGGTAAGCGGAAGAGACCTGCAACCGGGGCAGCCCCTCGTCGTTGAGCACGATCAGGTACTCGTCGTCCACCTTGTGGATGAACACGTCGGGGATGATGTAATGGGTGTCTTCATCGGAGTAGCCGCGGCCCGGGAACGGGTCCAGCCGGGTGATGATATCCACCGCGGCGAGCACGCTTTTAACCGGCCGGGCAACGGCTTTGGCAATGGCGGCGTAGTTCTTGGTCTCCAACTGGTGGAGATGGTCGCGGATAATCGTCTCCGGCAGCCGATTGGTGAGTTCGAGCCGTTTAAGCTGCAGGAGCAGGGATTCCTTGACGTCCCGGGCCGCGATCCCGGCCGGGTCCATCTCCTGGATCGTGGTCAGGGCCCGGCGGGCGACCTCCTCGCTGCAGGGAACCTGGCCGACGATCTCTTCAAGAGATGCCTTGAGGAAACCGTGCCGGTTCAGGCTGCCGATGATGAACTGGCCGGCATTTTTTTCCTCCTCGCTGAGCAGGGCATGGGCCAGTTGCCACTGGAGATGGGACTGGAGATTGGGTTTCTTGGCCAGGAAATCCAGCCGGGTGACCCGGTTGGGGTCCGGGGCCTCCCGGGAAAAGGAGAAACCGGCATCATAGTGGTTGGCATAGTCCTCTTCCCAGTTGGTCTCCGCCATGGGGGTGGGACTGCTCTCCATGGAGACTTCCTCGGTTTTTTCGCCGGCCAGGGCATCGGATTCTTCCGGGGGCAGGGCTGCCTCGTTTTCGTCGGGCACCGCCTCTTCAAGCAGCGGATTCCGCTCGATCTCCTGACGCAGGGCCTCGGCCAGTTCCAGCCGGGAGAGCTGGAGCAGCTTGATCGCCTGTTGCAGCTGCGGGGTCATCAGCAGCTGTTGCGTCATCTTGAGCTGTTGCCTGAGTTCCAGTACCATCTCTCCGCTCTATTGCCGCCCGTGGCCGGGATTACATGCTGAAGTTTTCGCCGAGATACATCTTCCTGGCAATCTTGTTTTTAACGATTTCCTCGGCCCGGCCGTGGACCAGGATCCGGCCGTTGTTGATGATGTAGGCCATGTCGCACACCGAGAGCGTTTCGCGGACATTATGGTCTGAGATCAATATCCCCAGCCCTTTCCGCCTGAGGTCGGCGATGATCTGCTGGAGATCGGCCACTGACAGGGGATCGATCCCGGCAAAGGGTTCGTCGAGCAGGATAAAACGGGGCTCGGTGGCCAGGCAGCGCATGATTTCCAGCCGGCGCCGTTCACCGCCGGACAGGGTGTGGGCCATGTTGTCGGCCAGGTGCTCGATCTTCAGCTCCTGGAGCAACCGCTTGACCCGGGTATTGATCACTGCTTTGTCAAGGCCCAGGGGTTCAAGGACGATCCGGACGTTTTCCTGTACCGTGAGCTTCTTGAACACCGAGGACTCCTGGGCCAGGTAGGCTATTCCCCGGCGGGCCCGTTCATGGATGGGAAGCCGGGTGATATCCTCGTTGTTGAGCAGGATGGCGCCGCTGTCCGGCCGGATGAACCCGGCAATGGAATAGAAGGTGGTGGTCTTGCCGGCCCCGTTGGGGCCCAGGAGCCCTGCCACCATCCCGTTTTCCACCTGGAGACTGACCCCGTCCACCACCCGGCGGTTCCGGTACTGTTTGACAATCTCTCTGGTAGCCAGTACAGCCATTACTCCGTCACCTGACCCGGCCCGTTGTCCGGATAGATGTATGCCTTGACCCGCCCGGTGCCGGTGCCGCTCCGCTCAACCACGCTGGTCCCCTGGTCCAGAAGAAGGGTGATCCGGTCGCCGGTGACCATGTTCTTGTCCTGCCAGGCCTTGGCATTGCCGAAAAGGACCACCTTTTGTTCCCGGGCGAAAAACTCCATTGTATCGCCGCTGGCGGTCAGCTTCCCCTTGGTGATCGTAACATTGCCCCGGGCGGTGAGTTTCCTGATTCTCTGGGTCATGTCCGTGCCTGGTTTGTCCACGTTCTGGGGCAGATAGGAGACCGTCATCTCTCTGGCGGTAATGGTTATATCCCCTTGCCTGGCCTCCACCCGGCCGGTGAACAGGACCAGGTCGTCCTGCTGGCGGGACTCCATCCGGTCCGCCTCGATCAACAGCGGGGTCCGGCCGTGGGCCTTGGCGTCTGGTGCCTTCTTCGGGCCTGGCGTTGAGGCCTTGGGAGCGCTTTTCCGGGAGTCCGCCCTGATCAAGATCGGGGCACTGGCCTGGGGCCGGGCCTTGCGGGCCGCCGCCTCGATCAGCAGGGGGGGCGGACCGTTGGCCCCGCCCGGCGGGCCTGCCGCCCGGCAGGGGGTCAGGCCCGCCAGGACAACCGAGATGATTCCGATGATCTGGAAGGGGCGGAAGTGCATGCTGGCGGTCTCTGCTCTGTAATCGCTGGTTATCATTGCCTTTGTTACCTGTCCGGGACTC contains the following coding sequences:
- a CDS encoding cobyric acid synthase, coding for MLQGTCSDAGKSVLTAAFCRILLQDGLRVAPFKAQNMSLNSFVTRHGLEMGRAQVVQAQAARLDPDVRMNPVLLKPSSDVGSQVIVMGKPVANMKVAEYLAYKPTAWQAITDAYDSLAREYDLIVLEGAGSPGEINLKHHDIVNMAMARHAGARVLLVGDIDRGGVFASLVGHYELMEEWERQLMAGYLINRFRGDASLLEPAFSFMRERTGWPTFGVVPYLVDLGLPQEDSVSFKNGLYDKPVPAGEHVQVAMIDLPHISNFTDIEPFLNEPDVDLRIVRRSDELGSPAALILPGSKNVIADLEFLVSSGLAGAVCRLAEGENTEIIGICGGFQMLGRTISDPHGLESDGRSLPGLGLLDLETVLDPDKTLVQRSFVHCDSGEQLTGYEIHHGRSVSSCRAFLEDGSGQRQGAVSADGLVWGSYLHGIFDQDRFRRWFIDRLRVRNGYAAMEKILAPYDLEPALDRLAAAVRASLDMAAVYRLLGR
- the rpoN gene encoding RNA polymerase factor sigma-54 translates to MVLELRQQLKMTQQLLMTPQLQQAIKLLQLSRLELAEALRQEIERNPLLEEAVPDENEAALPPEESDALAGEKTEEVSMESSPTPMAETNWEEDYANHYDAGFSFSREAPDPNRVTRLDFLAKKPNLQSHLQWQLAHALLSEEEKNAGQFIIGSLNRHGFLKASLEEIVGQVPCSEEVARRALTTIQEMDPAGIAARDVKESLLLQLKRLELTNRLPETIIRDHLHQLETKNYAAIAKAVARPVKSVLAAVDIITRLDPFPGRGYSDEDTHYIIPDVFIHKVDDEYLIVLNDEGLPRLQVSSAYQDILDNDATVNPETRSYIKDKLKDAVWLIKSIQQRQRTIYKVVESLLKFQREFFEKGVSHLRPLVLRNVAEDIEMHESTVSRVTTNKYVHTPQGIYELKYFFSAGLTKKGGNDVAAESIRDRIRLLIKKEDPDKPLTDNAISLLFAGEDIKVARRTVAKYREQLGILPVKHRRKPKL
- the lptB gene encoding LPS export ABC transporter ATP-binding protein produces the protein MAVLATREIVKQYRNRRVVDGVSLQVENGMVAGLLGPNGAGKTTTFYSIAGFIRPDSGAILLNNEDITRLPIHERARRGIAYLAQESSVFKKLTVQENVRIVLEPLGLDKAVINTRVKRLLQELKIEHLADNMAHTLSGGERRRLEIMRCLATEPRFILLDEPFAGIDPLSVADLQQIIADLRRKGLGILISDHNVRETLSVCDMAYIINNGRILVHGRAEEIVKNKIARKMYLGENFSM
- the lptA gene encoding lipopolysaccharide transport periplasmic protein LptA, which codes for MITSDYRAETASMHFRPFQIIGIISVVLAGLTPCRAAGPPGGANGPPPLLIEAAARKARPQASAPILIRADSRKSAPKASTPGPKKAPDAKAHGRTPLLIEADRMESRQQDDLVLFTGRVEARQGDITITAREMTVSYLPQNVDKPGTDMTQRIRKLTARGNVTITKGKLTASGDTMEFFAREQKVVLFGNAKAWQDKNMVTGDRITLLLDQGTSVVERSGTGTGRVKAYIYPDNGPGQVTE